Sequence from the Patescibacteria group bacterium genome:
ATCGTTCTTTTGGTACAAGAGCTCCATGAAATCTTTTTGTCTATCCTTTCTTAATCCGATTCTTTCAAATTGATCAAATTTAATTTGATAGCGGTATTTGGATATCCAAGCAAGTGAATCAAAAACCCCAGTGAATAGGGTGATTAGGTAATTAAAGTGGTAGATAGTAGCGTCCTGGGTATCATTATTAACACCGGAATAGTAATTTATACCTATCTCATCTATTGCTGTAAGCAGATCGATAATTCTATCTCCAAGCGAAGCCGTAATATCCATTAAATCATCTCCCCGAGGAATATGCTTTTGCCCATAGACACTGATTGACCAAACTTTTTTGTAATTTTTAACTTTTGTCTTCAAAGAATAAAGATACCAAAGACCTCTATTAACATAATAATTGGGAGCAATTAAAAATTTATTTTTATTTTTACAATATAAATCAATAAAAATCATAGCCTCTTCTGGGCTCAAGATACTATGCGCTGGCAACTCCGGGAAGCCATTCCTTGCCCAGTTTAGCCGGCTTAACAACTTCTTTCTCTCTGTAATTAAAATAACTTTTTTATCCTCTGACACCCCTAACAATGTCTTAAGAATAAAAGTTAAAATCAAGTCGTCATACTTGATATCAAGAGACTCGGCAATTATTTTTATGTCGGATATTTTATATCCGAACATGGTGCTTTCTTTGTAGCCATGTAATTTGTCGTCTAATTTATCAATGACAATCCCGCTAATATCATTTTTGCCACCGAGAGACAATTGAACTACTGTATGCATCTTTGAGCTGCCTAAAGAAACAAACTCAAAAAGTTCATTATCAAAATAATTAAGCAGCCTCTTAGCGACATCAGATTTTAAATAGTCTGAATCGAGTAAAATTCTTAGTGGCTTTTTGTATTTATTATCCATACCTTATGATTTTTTAATTATCTGCTCAACTATCTGGTCAAACGTCATAGTCCCATCACTGTAGTTCTTTAACGCTTCGTCTAACTCCGCATTGGAGAGGAAGCCATTGTAGATAAGCTTAGGAGCTAAATCAAAACTGTTCTTTTTTGCGACTACAGCCAGCACCTGCTCATTAAATTCACGTACTAAATAATCCCTAAAATCATTCAGATATTTTTTATAACGAATCACTGTATAAATGTCATAATACTGAGTCATCTGGGGACCGTTCGTATCCATTAAATAATTAAAAATAGTTCTGACTTTTGCGCGCGCAATGTCATACTTACGCTTTTCACTTGCGTAAGTTGTATACCGCGCTCGTTCTAAAGGCAAATAATGACTCTCAACCTCAATACCGCTTCGAGACTGATCAATACCAAACTGCCAAAACTTTTTAATAGGTCTTAAATATTTAAGACTCTGCGCGGTTGGTGATTTTTTGGCGAAAGGATATTTGCAATATATAACCTCGTCTTTTTCAAATTCAAACGAACGGAGTTTTTCTTTTTCTTCCCAATTTTTAAATCGTTTTTCTTTAAGATAAGTAAAAAGACTATATTTTTGGCTATAACCAATAATCTCACCTCGCTTACGTCTAACTTTCATCGTTTCATTTCGAAGATATTCAAAATCAACAGGAAAATGGTATTTCTTATTTTTAATATCTATTTCGTCCCACTCAATCATGTAAAACTCGTCTCCCGTAATCAATAACTGCCAAGCAATATCCTCTAAGAAACCGCCCACTGAATCCCCCTGGCCATATAAGTCATCCCTATAGAACGAATGCTCGTCAATAAAATACCTCTCGAGGTCTTGCTTAAGAGCTGGGTCATCGCATTCAATACCGAAATAATTTCTCTCATGCGTAACATAGCCAGGCCTATCAGGGACTGGCACATCCCTAAGTGGAAAAAGTGCATATCGAATTGCGTCAACCTCTATGCTTAACTCCATTCTATTTCTTGATGCCATTTCAAGTTGATCATATCCCTTAATGTACCCGAGTAATGGATCATCAAAAACGTATCCTTTTTCTCTTTGTTTGTAAGGTTGTCGTCTCATATTTTTCTACCTTGAATTTTTTTAAGGGTTTCGACAAACTGCCGGATGGCTTCTCTCTTCTTTGCCCACTCAACAAATGCTTCGGCACACTCCTCCTCTGGCTGATATGCTCGATAACTTAATTCGCGTATGAATCTGCTTGGATGATTAGCTACTTCTTGTAGCCCTGAATAAAACCGAACATCGTCATAAGTCTTTGGCAATTGATCTATTTTCCACAAAATTTGGCCAAACCAATGATGGTAGCGAGTTGTCTCCCAATTTATAAGTTTGAGTGTAAGGTCAAGACCGCCGACGTCCTTCGGTTTTGACAGCACCTCCATGGCCTTAATGAATTGACCTGGCTGATATATCGCCTCGATCGTCTGCACGTACTCAATAAGCAAATGGTAATCTTGCCGGAATTCGCACACCAGAAACACGAAACCCCCGAGAATAAGGCTGAGACGGTTGCGGTACATTATATTGTCGACATTCTTCTCATCAGCATTGATGACCGGTAACATTAGCGTGAGTAGGCCAGCCAAAACCTTAAACAGTTTCTCACAATTCTCAATGACTGATGGGAAAAGCATCTTTTCTAGTTCTTCCCAAAATTCCGAATCGACCAGAATTTGCTTTGGAAGAAATGGCAGATATACTCCAGCTCCAGCGATCTTTGCACCATATTCGTCAGCCAATGCAACCTTGTCGATATAGAGCAACCGACTGATCCATTCGAAGCGAGCCTTAATAAATATCGCAAGTTCTTTGTGTTTTCCTTTCTGATAGAGGTCTTTGAGGATTGTATTATGATGCGTAATCAACTTTTCTAAAAATTTATGGAAGTATTGCTTCTCCTTTGCCCGTGCATCGTCAAGCGTTTCTTTTTCAAGACGAATTTGCGGCGTTATGACGCGACCCTCACACTGAACTTCAAGATAGAGGCGATCCCAATAGTCAAGAACCTGGTTATAGAAAACTCCGGGTAGATCGAGCCTCGCCAACTCTTCGCGTGTGTGCGCAAGCTGTCCGTTTGCATCTACTAGTGATTTTATAATCTCCTGATACTTGGTATAGTCAAAACCATCGATGAGGGTTAGCCCAATCGCAAAATAAGCATTGAGATATGCGCCAAGCTCGTCTTCGGTCTGGACTTTCTCATAGAGCGCAAAAAAACCATCGAGATACTTTTCGAACGCATCAGTCTCCTGATTTTCGTAAAGACCGGCAACTGTTTTTTGATAACGACCGTGCCCGTCCTTTTCGTAATCACCGGCGAGTGCGGTCTGGTAAAAATCAATAACGTACTTGAGCAAATGAGTGTCCTGCGGCGCTGTCCCAACGCGAGACTCCACAGCTTTAACAATATCAAAAACACTGTCCTCAAACCAAAGATGATCCGGGCTACCGATGCGCAGAGGCCCTTTCCCCTGAAGTTCAAAATTGAGCTTCAGAGTTAGCATCGACATACTATTCGCTTTAACCTCCACCTGCGTTTGTGGAAACCACCAACCGCGTTCTCTATCGATATGTTTTTTTCGCTTGGCATACTCAGTGATCAAATTTGCAAGTACCATCGGCGTATAAATCACATCATTCCAATTCTCCGCATGCCAGAGGTCTTCGAAAAGAGTCTTGAGTAGAGAAAGATGGTTCTGCGTTCTCATGCGTGAAGTTTGTATGATACTCCAACTCTTATATGAATACCGGCTTCGGTCAGAGGCAAGTCGCATACCTTCCTTCATGTCCGACTGTAACCTCTCAAAGAGATTCTTTGGCTTTATAGTAAAAATATAATGGTTCTTAAAAACGATAATCCCGAGTAAACAGATAGCTACCAAAATAACGACGGCAATAAAGCTAACCGACGACGGAAGTGTGAGAAGTTGAATACGTAGCAAGACTGCAATCGCAAAGATATCAGTGAATACAAGAAGTTTGAAAAAGAAATTACCGACGGTTTCCTGGTTAACGTAATCAGACACGGCAGATGAATACTTATCAGTAGTGAGCTGGAGGCCGACTGCATATAGAGCAAATAAAAGTCCCAGAATAGCGGAGATTGCGCCGATAGAAATCTCGAGCACAAGCTTTAAAAACTCCCTGTCCGGGAGAGTAAAAAAATCAAAGTGAGCTATAAATGCTTGGAACCAGCTAGTTTGAATGTGAGATAGTGACGTTGCGAGACCTTCAACACCCCAATCGGCAGAGATTACTACTACGAGTGATATTATTAGTACTACTATCGTACCCATAGAATTCCGGATAATTTGCATTGGTATCGTATATTCCGTTTTCCTGCGTTCCTGATTTCTGTACAGAATCCTTAATGATTCCCTTCGTCTCTGAAAAATGCTGTAAAAGAAACCGGTAAATGTGCCCAAGACGAGAATAAGCTTATTTGGTTTTTTGTCTGCCTCATAAGAAAAAGAAGAAACCTTTGGTTTCCATAAGATTCGTCGAAGAAAAAATTGTACTGCTCTTAAAAATTTCATATCCCTTCTTACTTATTAAGTAATCCACAATCTACCTACTTCCATTTTCGTAAGATTTTCGGTATACTATAAATATACCACTTCAAGTTAAA
This genomic interval carries:
- a CDS encoding DUF2254 family protein, yielding MKFLRAVQFFLRRILWKPKVSSFSYEADKKPNKLILVLGTFTGFFYSIFQRRRESLRILYRNQERRKTEYTIPMQIIRNSMGTIVVLIISLVVVISADWGVEGLATSLSHIQTSWFQAFIAHFDFFTLPDREFLKLVLEISIGAISAILGLLFALYAVGLQLTTDKYSSAVSDYVNQETVGNFFFKLLVFTDIFAIAVLLRIQLLTLPSSVSFIAVVILVAICLLGIIVFKNHYIFTIKPKNLFERLQSDMKEGMRLASDRSRYSYKSWSIIQTSRMRTQNHLSLLKTLFEDLWHAENWNDVIYTPMVLANLITEYAKRKKHIDRERGWWFPQTQVEVKANSMSMLTLKLNFELQGKGPLRIGSPDHLWFEDSVFDIVKAVESRVGTAPQDTHLLKYVIDFYQTALAGDYEKDGHGRYQKTVAGLYENQETDAFEKYLDGFFALYEKVQTEDELGAYLNAYFAIGLTLIDGFDYTKYQEIIKSLVDANGQLAHTREELARLDLPGVFYNQVLDYWDRLYLEVQCEGRVITPQIRLEKETLDDARAKEKQYFHKFLEKLITHHNTILKDLYQKGKHKELAIFIKARFEWISRLLYIDKVALADEYGAKIAGAGVYLPFLPKQILVDSEFWEELEKMLFPSVIENCEKLFKVLAGLLTLMLPVINADEKNVDNIMYRNRLSLILGGFVFLVCEFRQDYHLLIEYVQTIEAIYQPGQFIKAMEVLSKPKDVGGLDLTLKLINWETTRYHHWFGQILWKIDQLPKTYDDVRFYSGLQEVANHPSRFIRELSYRAYQPEEECAEAFVEWAKKREAIRQFVETLKKIQGRKI